In Helianthus annuus cultivar XRQ/B chromosome 9, HanXRQr2.0-SUNRISE, whole genome shotgun sequence, the following are encoded in one genomic region:
- the LOC110875883 gene encoding G-type lectin S-receptor-like serine/threonine-protein kinase At4g27290 produces the protein MKGLTIVLLFHLALCSMLTSSIAVDTFSPSEPIKDGDTILSSGGKFELGFFSPGNSKNRYLGIWYKNVSNGAVAWVANRDTSLNTTTGIVEVNSSGILQLVSVGNTNTTIWSSSVVSSKKIINPVAKLLDNGNLVIREGSRTLWQSFDYPGDTYLPGMKIGMDFITGIDRKWVSWKSLDDPSPGPYVLWMDTNGFPQVFEKRSSVLHTRFAPWNGVSIIDLPRLTGNLASVINDFVMNEKERYYIIEVAGSIVSKAYLNPDGDIKLMTWNDSTHTWQTIIAIVLNDSCAPYGLCGPYGTCNIRNQVPICSCMEGFAPRRPEEWNMANWTSGCVRRTPLDCGNKNGNGSVFNRVSGVKIPDTRSSWYNLSMKLDECKTECRRNCSCTAYANSDITNGGSGCLLWFGDLMDVRESDGTQDLYIRVALPESTSPTTPGSASNKKKTITIVIVSTSICLVLAVATLANCVRIKKKRDHMRRQGKACW, from the exons ATGAAGGGTCTTACCATTGTGTTGTTATTCCATTTGGCATTATGTTCTATGTTAACAAGTTCTATTGCAGTAGACACTTTCTCCCCATCTGAACCCATCAAAGATGGTGATACCATTCTTTCATCTGGAGGAAAGTTTGAACTGGGATTCTTCAGCCCCGGTAACTCCAAGAATCGATATTTGGGAATATGGTACAAAAATGTTTCGAATGGCGCCGTTGCCTGGGTTGCAAATAGAGATACATCACTTAACACTACTACAGGCATTGTCGAAGTCAATAGTAGCGGGATCCTGCAACTTGTTTCTGTTGGTAATACTAATACCACTATCTGGTCATCTTCTGTTGTATCATCAAAGAAAATTATTAATCCAGTGGCAAAGCTTTTAGATAATGGAAATCTTGTTATAAGGGAGGGCAGCAGGACTTTATGGCAAAGTTTTGATTACCCTGGAGACACCTATCTTCCGGGTATGAAAATCGGTATGGACTTCATTACAGGTATAGACAGAAAATGGGTATCATGGAAGAGCCTTGATGATCCTTCTCCAGGTCCGTACGTCTTGTGGATGGATACAAATGGTTTCCCACAGGTATTTGAGAAGCGCAGTTCGGTTTTGCACACAAGGTTTGCACCATGGAATGGGGTTAGCATTATTGATCTTCCTAGATTGACAGGAAACCTAGCTTCAGTTATAAACGATTTTGTTATGAATGAGAAGGAAAGATACTATATTATTGAAGTTGCTGGGTCGATTGTGTCAAAGGCGTATTTGAACCCTGATGGCGATATCAAACTTATGACTTGGAATGACAGCACCCATACTTGGCAAACCATTATAGCTATCGTACTTAATGATAGTTGTGCACCATATGGACTATGTGGTCCATACGGGACCTGTAACATTAGAAACCAAGTCCCCATTTGTAGCTGTATGGAAGGATTTGCGCCCAGACGCCCAGAGGAATGGAACATGGCAAACTGGACAAGTGGGTGTGTACGGAGAACTCCTTTGGATTGTGGTAATAAGAATGGTAATGGGAGTGTGTTTAATAGAGTTTCTGGCGTGAAAATCCCAGATACCCGAAGTTCATGGTACAATTTGAGTATGAAACTAGACGAATGTAAGACGGAGTGCAGGAGGAATTGTTCTTGTACAGCGTATGCAAATTCAGATATTACAAATGGTGGAAGTGGATGTCTGCTATGGTTTGGTGATCTAATGGATGTTAGAGAATCGGATGGCACTCAAGATCTTTACATTAGAGTGGCCCTCCCTGAATCAACAA GTCCTACAACCCCTGGCTCCGCTTCCAACAAAAAGAAAACCATAACTATAGTGATTGTGTCAACCTCAATATGTTTGGTCCTGGCTGTTGCAACTCTTGCAAACTGTGTAAGAATAAAGAAGAAAAGGGATCACATGAGAAGACAAGGTAAGGCCTGTTGGTAA